The following nucleotide sequence is from Burkholderia gladioli.
TGCTAGCCGATGGCTATCTTGAGGGCCCAGCGAATCACGCAACGATTCGTCAAGCAAAGAACGCCGCGGAACTCGCGACGCTTGGTGCGGGTCAGATTTGGCGTCCGGCCGATCCGGCCGCCAAGTGGACTAGTAGCCTCATTGATCCTAAAGCGATCGAGTCAGTGCATGAGCTGCAGCAACAGGGTCTTTTCACACATTTGGAATCGTGGGGAGATACCACTCTCGGAATTGTTACGGGCAACAATAAGTACTTCACGCTTTCACCGCAGCGCGTGAAGGAGTTGGGCTTGCATAGGAGTGAGTTGCTTCGTCTTTCGCCACCTGGCAGCTCGCATTTGCGTGGACTCTCGCTTTCCCGTGCCATGCTCACGAAGTTGGGTCGAGAAGGCCACGCTACGTACCTCTTTTATCCGCGCAATCCTCCGTCCTCGGAAGCAGCGGCATATATAGAAAATGGTCATCGCACTGGCGTCGATACAGCGTACAAATGCCGTGTTCGTAAGACTTGGTATCAAGTGCCACTGGTCCCTGCCGCTGATTTGTTGCTGACGTGCATGAATGCGGATACACCCCGGCTTACTGCAAATGATGCTGGCGCTCGCCACCTCAACTCAGTACATGGTGTTTATCTGAACGATCGGTATCGAGAGTTGGGGCGTGAACTTTTACCTCTTGCAAGTTTGAATTCGGTTACTCTATTGCACGCCGAGATAGTTGGCCGTGCTTATGGCGGGGGCATTCTAAAGATCGAGCCCAAGGAGGCCGACCTTTGGGCAATGCCTTCGCATGCATTGGTTTTGGCTCACGCAGATGCACTTCGCGACATCAAGCAACAAGTTGCTGATCTCCTAGCTTCAGGACGCCTGCTGAGTGCCGTTGAAATGGTCGATGAGGTTGTTCTGCAGGGACGTGGAGAATTGACCGCAACGAAAATCAAATATATTCGGCAAGCGAGATCGGAGCTTGCTCAACGCCGTACTGTGAGGGCAGCCAGTGGCCGCTAAGACATCTGCAAAAGCAAAAGCGTGGGTTCTTTTTGACAGAATCGTTGATCTTGCCGCTCCGGATGGGGTTCATAGTAATCCTTGGGTTAAGGGCTCAAACGGAGCGCTACGTTTTGAACCTGATTACGACACACTTACGCTATTGTTGGGCGTGCCTCTTTATTTGAAAGCGGAGACTCAATCAGGGGTGCCGGCTCTTGCTCTTGACGTATGGCTGAGCTATGAATTGCGACGAGCTGGATTTGGTAGAGACCAGACTTGGCCGCGGCCGGTGCACCCACGTATTCTTCCCGCCCCAGTCGCTGCATTGCTGAAGGAATTGCCCCGCAAGATGGGCGATGCCGTGGCGGAGCGCATTACTAATGCGGCATCTATTCGTGACGTCACCTCATCTAGTGCGTCAATCCTTGGGAAGAACTACCTCAAGCAGGTTGATGTCATTATTACCGACTGGGCTACAGGCCCTGAGTTACTGATTTCAACGAAACGCATGGATTCTTCCTACGGTAAGAACGCTCCGAATAGAATCGAGGAATCTTACGGGGATGCGAAGAATTTGAGGTTGAGGCATCCGCTTGCTGCTCTTGGTTTTGTGTTTGGACTGCGTTCTGACATTTTGCAAAAAGAGCCCCGTACTGCTGCGTGGCTTTTTGACTTGCTGGCTAAGCTTGGTCGCGAGGACGATGCGTACCACGCTACTAGTCTCGTCTTGATGGAATATGCTGACAGTGTCGAAATTCCAGATACGGGAGAGGAAAGGCATGCCGAAGGTGTCCCCGAGCTTGGGCTTGAATTAGACGGAGATGAAGATCTGCCGGAGTTCGTTGCGACGTCCGATGTTGATCGTGAAATCGCTCGATTGCCGAAGGTAACGATCCGTAAAGATGCGACACCAGACGACCTCACGCCCGGTCGTTTCCTTGCTGCAATGGTTACACGCGTCCTTGATACAACGCCTGTCAACATGCATGAGTATGCGCGAGAGCGTCGTGCTTCTGTGATTGCCGGTCAGTCTTGACAGGGCGTCGACGAACAAGCAGATGTCGAGCGGATGTTGATAAACAAATAAAGGTCGTGGTGCTAGCTGGCAACGTTCCAGCACATCAGTATGAACAAGGGGCAACGAGGCGTGCGTGGCTTGCCGGCCGGCACGCTACGGGCTGCTAGAATCACCGCCATTTCCTCCCTCCCGCGCCATGAAGTCCGCCCCCGCCCAGCCCGCGAATCCGAAATCCGCCGCCTCCACACCGGGCGACAAGCCGAAGGCCCGCGTATCGCAGCGTCTGACCTACGCGATCGGCGGGCTCGATCGGCTGCTGCGTCGCCACATGACCGACGCGCTCGCGCCGCTCGGCATCACGCTCGCGCAATACACGGCACTGTCGGTGCTCGAGGCGCGCGGCGCCCTGTCGAATGCGCAACTCGCCGACCGTTCCT
It contains:
- a CDS encoding HsdM family class I SAM-dependent methyltransferase, with protein sequence MTRGHSLDLFDTPELRKERGAFFTPDEITRFVVSWAIRTSDDSVLEPSAGDAAFLVAAVDRLRTLNPGKNSRPLVSGVEIHARSAQIARERILEAGGKSKILDSDFFAVQPTPVYDAVIGNPPYIRYQDFSGEARARSREAALRGGVSLTGLASSWAAFTVHSAMFLKQGGRLGLVLPAELLSVNYAAPVRRFLFNRFRDVELVLFDEQVFPEAEADVVLLLADGYLEGPANHATIRQAKNAAELATLGAGQIWRPADPAAKWTSSLIDPKAIESVHELQQQGLFTHLESWGDTTLGIVTGNNKYFTLSPQRVKELGLHRSELLRLSPPGSSHLRGLSLSRAMLTKLGREGHATYLFYPRNPPSSEAAAYIENGHRTGVDTAYKCRVRKTWYQVPLVPAADLLLTCMNADTPRLTANDAGARHLNSVHGVYLNDRYRELGRELLPLASLNSVTLLHAEIVGRAYGGGILKIEPKEADLWAMPSHALVLAHADALRDIKQQVADLLASGRLLSAVEMVDEVVLQGRGELTATKIKYIRQARSELAQRRTVRAASGR